A single region of the Kineosporiaceae bacterium SCSIO 59966 genome encodes:
- a CDS encoding ABC transporter ATP-binding protein: MPPAGTRPDVGRHAATADRPGTTVVAATRDLVKVYGEGPAQVRALDGVSLDLHRGELTAVMGPSGSGKSTLMHCLAALDRPTSGSVVVDGVEVARLRDAALTRLRRDRIGFVFQSYNLVPTLTAAENITLPLDIAGRTVDRAWFDTVVDTIGLRDRLTHRPTELSGGQQQRVACARALVSRPAIVFADEPTGNLDSRASADVLGFLRRSVDDFGQTVVMVTHEPTAAAYADRVVFLADGRVVGELRRPTAEAVLERLLGLTEPDAGGDG; this comes from the coding sequence CTGCCCCCGGCCGGGACGAGACCTGACGTGGGCCGGCACGCCGCCACGGCCGACCGGCCGGGGACGACGGTGGTCGCCGCCACCCGCGACCTCGTCAAGGTGTACGGGGAGGGTCCGGCGCAGGTCCGCGCCCTGGACGGGGTCAGCCTGGACCTCCATCGCGGTGAGCTGACCGCGGTCATGGGCCCGTCCGGCTCGGGCAAGTCGACGTTGATGCACTGCCTGGCAGCCCTCGACCGTCCGACCTCCGGCAGCGTGGTCGTCGACGGGGTCGAGGTGGCCCGGCTGCGGGACGCTGCGCTGACCCGGCTGCGGCGCGACCGGATCGGCTTCGTCTTCCAGTCCTACAACCTCGTGCCGACCCTGACCGCCGCGGAGAACATCACGCTGCCGCTCGACATCGCCGGGCGCACCGTGGACCGCGCGTGGTTCGACACGGTCGTCGACACCATCGGTCTGCGGGACCGGCTCACCCACCGGCCGACGGAGCTGTCCGGCGGCCAGCAGCAGCGGGTTGCCTGCGCGCGGGCCCTGGTGAGCCGGCCGGCGATCGTGTTCGCCGACGAGCCGACCGGCAACCTCGACTCACGCGCCAGCGCGGACGTGCTCGGTTTCCTGCGCCGGTCCGTCGACGACTTCGGGCAGACCGTCGTCATGGTCACCCACGAGCCGACCGCGGCCGCCTACGCCGACCGGGTCGTGTTCCTCGCCGACGGCCGGGTCGTCGGCGAGCTGCGCCGGCCCACCGCCGAGGCCGTCCTCGAGCGGCTCCTCGGCCTCACCGAGCCGGACGCCGGCGGGGACGGATGA
- a CDS encoding PD-(D/E)XK nuclease family protein has product MTSQDRATSTGTPARVPIRRPSGVNRPAALTAQPYGRLPPGASRDRMSAARPSLSSMPVTSPTAGEAPTSLSPSRAADFMQCPLLYRFRVVDRLPEPPSPAAVRGTVVHSVLERLFDLPAAERTVGAARALVEPQWQQLRAGDPELEAMFTGGEELATWLAEAGELVERYFALEDPTRLEPAERELYVSTELEGGLVLRGYVDRVDVAPTGEVRVVDYKTGRAPSELFVAKALFQMKFYALVLWRTRGVVPQVLQLVYLGSGEVVRYSPQEHELRATERKVRALWEAIRTAAGTGDWRASPSRLCDWCHHQALCPAFGGTPPLPPADAVARAGGAEAGRVPAPGRDET; this is encoded by the coding sequence ATGACCAGCCAGGACCGGGCGACGAGCACCGGCACCCCGGCCAGGGTGCCGATCCGCAGACCCTCCGGCGTCAACCGCCCTGCCGCGCTCACCGCTCAACCCTACGGGCGCCTGCCCCCCGGTGCGTCTCGTGACCGCATGTCGGCGGCGCGACCTAGCCTGTCGTCCATGCCAGTCACCTCCCCCACCGCCGGCGAGGCGCCGACCTCGCTGTCGCCGTCCCGGGCGGCGGACTTCATGCAGTGCCCGTTGCTCTACCGGTTCCGGGTGGTGGACCGGCTGCCCGAGCCACCCAGTCCGGCGGCCGTCCGCGGCACCGTCGTGCACTCGGTGCTCGAGCGGCTGTTCGACCTGCCCGCTGCCGAACGGACCGTGGGCGCCGCGCGGGCGCTCGTGGAGCCGCAGTGGCAGCAGCTGCGGGCCGGCGACCCCGAGCTGGAGGCCATGTTCACCGGCGGCGAGGAGCTCGCCACCTGGCTCGCCGAGGCCGGTGAGCTCGTCGAACGGTACTTCGCCCTGGAGGACCCGACGAGGCTCGAGCCGGCCGAGCGGGAGCTGTACGTGAGCACCGAGCTGGAGGGCGGCCTCGTCCTGCGCGGCTACGTGGACCGGGTCGACGTCGCCCCCACCGGGGAGGTCCGGGTGGTGGACTACAAGACCGGGCGGGCCCCCTCGGAGCTGTTCGTCGCCAAGGCGCTGTTCCAGATGAAGTTCTACGCCCTCGTGCTGTGGCGGACCCGGGGCGTCGTCCCGCAGGTGCTCCAGCTCGTGTACCTGGGCAGCGGGGAGGTCGTCCGGTACTCCCCGCAGGAGCACGAGCTGCGCGCCACCGAGCGCAAGGTCCGTGCCCTGTGGGAGGCGATCCGCACCGCCGCGGGGACCGGGGACTGGCGGGCGTCCCCGAGCCGGCTGTGCGACTGGTGCCACCACCAGGCCCTGTGCCCGGCGTTCGGCGGGACCCCGCCCTTGCCGCCGGCGGACGCCGTGGCCCGGGCCGGCGGGGCCGAGGCGGGCAGGGTGCCTGCCCCCGGCCGGGACGAGACCTGA
- a CDS encoding site-2 protease family protein, which translates to MSAAGRLTPEGLRIGTLAGVPVLVARSWLVIAAVVTYLFAPTVAASAPGLGAWSYLVAFGYAVLLLLSVLLHELAHAVAARSFGMPATHIVINLWGGHTQFETDAVRPGRSFVIAVVGPLANAVLALLAAPLLLADLPDVARLLVWAFVLTNGVVAVFNLVPGLPLDGGRLLEALVWKLTSDRTTGTVVAAWGGRLVAAAVIGWGLLPLLSGRIDLVRVVWAVLIGGLLWSGAGHVLRGASIRRRAPEATVHRLARPAVPLPASVSVAEALTAAGVSHPADLGRTTVLLLDETGKPVGVLDPGAASQVPAERRGAAPASAAARAFADDVVLDVRLGGEELLRLLGTLRGEEWPVRDEEGHWVGVLRGGDVVAALVGTRPARRRR; encoded by the coding sequence GTGAGCGCGGCAGGGCGGTTGACGCCGGAGGGTCTGCGGATCGGCACCCTGGCCGGGGTGCCGGTGCTCGTCGCCCGGTCCTGGCTGGTCATCGCCGCCGTCGTCACCTACCTGTTCGCCCCGACCGTCGCCGCCAGCGCACCGGGGCTGGGGGCGTGGTCCTACCTCGTCGCCTTCGGCTACGCCGTCCTCCTGCTGCTGTCGGTCCTCCTGCACGAGCTCGCCCACGCGGTCGCGGCCCGGTCCTTCGGGATGCCCGCCACCCACATCGTGATCAACCTGTGGGGCGGTCACACGCAGTTCGAGACGGACGCCGTCCGGCCGGGCCGCTCGTTCGTCATCGCCGTCGTCGGGCCCCTGGCGAACGCCGTCCTCGCCCTGCTCGCCGCGCCGCTGCTGCTCGCCGACCTGCCCGACGTCGCCCGCCTGCTGGTGTGGGCGTTCGTCCTCACCAACGGCGTCGTCGCCGTCTTCAACCTCGTGCCGGGGCTTCCGCTCGACGGCGGCCGGCTGCTCGAGGCCCTGGTCTGGAAGCTCACCTCGGACCGCACCACCGGGACGGTCGTCGCCGCCTGGGGCGGCCGACTGGTCGCCGCGGCCGTCATCGGGTGGGGGCTGCTGCCGCTGCTCAGCGGACGGATCGACCTCGTCCGAGTGGTCTGGGCGGTGCTCATCGGCGGGCTGCTGTGGTCCGGGGCCGGGCACGTGCTGCGCGGCGCGAGCATCCGCCGGCGTGCCCCCGAGGCCACCGTCCACCGGCTCGCGCGCCCGGCGGTGCCGCTGCCCGCGTCCGTGAGCGTGGCCGAGGCGCTCACCGCGGCGGGGGTCTCCCACCCCGCCGACCTGGGGCGCACCACCGTCCTCCTGCTCGACGAGACCGGTAAGCCGGTCGGTGTCCTGGACCCGGGCGCCGCCTCCCAGGTCCCGGCCGAGCGCCGCGGCGCCGCGCCGGCGTCCGCGGCCGCCCGCGCCTTCGCCGACGACGTCGTGCTCGACGTCCGGCTCGGCGGGGAGGAGCTGCTGCGGCTGCTGGGTACCCTGCGCGGTGAGGAGTGGCCGGTCCGCGACGAGGAGGGCCACTGGGTCGGCGTGCTGCGCGGCGGGGACGTCGTCGCCGCCCTCGTCGGCACCCGCCCGGCACGCCGCCGGCGCTGA
- a CDS encoding tRNA (adenine-N1)-methyltransferase produces MPTGADVRRGPLRAGERVQLTDPKGRLHTITLTPGRDFHTHRGSFAHDDLIGRPEGWVVTATNGTEYLVLRPLLSDYVLSMPRGAAVVYPKDAGQVVQMGDVFPGARVVEAGVGSGALSMSLLRAVGDEGHLHSFERRADFADIARGNVEAFFGGPHPAWQVTVGDLAEELPAAEEPGSVDRVVLDMLAPWDCLDAAAGALAPGGVLITYVATVTQLSRLAEDVRADGRYTEPAAWESMVRGWHLEGLAVRPDHRMVGHTGFLLTTRRLAEGVRPPQRRRRPAKAAVGTDGGLLAGQWTPEDVGERPVSDKKLRRVRRAVTPTPPGESSAPRQEPES; encoded by the coding sequence ATGCCGACCGGAGCCGACGTCCGCCGCGGCCCGCTGCGCGCGGGGGAGCGGGTCCAGCTCACCGACCCCAAGGGACGTCTGCACACCATCACCCTGACCCCCGGCAGGGACTTCCACACCCACCGCGGGTCGTTCGCCCACGACGACCTCATCGGACGGCCCGAGGGCTGGGTGGTCACCGCCACGAACGGCACCGAGTACCTCGTGCTGCGTCCGCTGCTGTCGGACTACGTGCTGTCGATGCCCCGCGGCGCCGCCGTGGTCTACCCTAAGGACGCCGGCCAGGTCGTGCAGATGGGCGACGTGTTCCCCGGCGCCCGGGTGGTCGAGGCCGGCGTCGGGTCCGGTGCGCTGTCGATGTCGCTGCTGCGTGCCGTCGGGGACGAGGGGCACCTGCACTCCTTCGAGCGGCGCGCCGACTTCGCCGACATCGCCCGCGGCAACGTCGAGGCGTTCTTCGGGGGACCGCACCCGGCCTGGCAGGTCACGGTCGGGGACCTCGCCGAGGAGCTGCCGGCCGCCGAGGAGCCCGGCAGCGTCGACCGGGTCGTCCTGGACATGCTCGCCCCCTGGGACTGCCTGGACGCCGCGGCCGGCGCGCTGGCCCCCGGCGGCGTCCTCATCACCTACGTCGCCACCGTGACCCAGCTGTCCCGGCTGGCCGAGGACGTCCGCGCCGACGGTCGGTACACCGAGCCGGCCGCGTGGGAGTCGATGGTCCGCGGCTGGCACCTGGAGGGGCTGGCCGTACGGCCCGACCACCGGATGGTCGGGCACACCGGGTTCCTGCTCACCACCCGGCGGCTCGCCGAGGGGGTGCGGCCCCCGCAGCGGCGGCGGCGCCCCGCCAAGGCCGCGGTCGGGACGGACGGCGGGCTGCTCGCCGGGCAGTGGACCCCCGAGGACGTCGGGGAGCGGCCGGTCAGCGACAAGAAGCTCCGCCGGGTGCGGCGGGCGGTCACCCCGACGCCGCCCGGCGAGTCCAGCGCCCCACGGCAGGAGCCGGAGAGTTAG
- the arc gene encoding proteasome ATPase, whose product MAREHDVPRENSSVLGRRVEALQDEVDALRRRLAESPARVRELEDRLRAVQAEAQQLAVRNERLSRTLTEARDQIVTLKEEVDRLAQPPSGYATFLAAHDDGTVDVVQSGRKMRVAVSPAVDVESLGTGQEVMLNEALNVVRAAAFERTGEIVTLKEVLDDGRALVVAHADEERVVRLAAPLLEQRLRVGDALTVDARAGYAYEKVPKAEVEELVLEEVPDIEYTDIGGLGSQIEQIRDAVELPFAHPELYREHGLKAPKGVLLYGPPGCGKTLIAKAVAHSLAKQAADRLGLKEAKSYFLNIKGPELLNKYVGETERHIRLIFARAREKASEGTPVVVFFDEMESLFRTRGSGVSSDVETTIVPQLLAEIDGVERLENVIVIGASNREDMIDPAILRPGRLDVKIKIQRPDAESAREIFSKYLTPELPLHPDDLAEHGGSVQATVDAMIQATVERMYAESEENQFLEVTYANGDKEILFFKDFNSGAMIQNIVDRAKKQAIKQFLATGQKGLSVDHLLTACVEEFKENEDLPNTTNPDDWARISGKKGERIVYIRTIIQGKDGTKGPGRSIESVNGTGQYL is encoded by the coding sequence ATGGCTCGAGAGCACGACGTCCCCAGGGAGAACAGCTCGGTGCTCGGCCGCCGGGTCGAGGCGCTCCAGGACGAGGTCGACGCCCTGCGTCGCCGTCTCGCCGAGAGCCCGGCGCGGGTGCGCGAGCTCGAGGACCGGCTGCGCGCCGTCCAGGCGGAGGCCCAGCAGCTCGCCGTCCGCAACGAGCGGCTCAGCCGGACGCTGACCGAGGCCCGCGACCAGATCGTCACCCTCAAGGAGGAGGTCGACCGGCTCGCCCAGCCCCCGAGCGGCTACGCCACCTTCCTCGCGGCGCACGACGACGGCACCGTCGACGTCGTGCAGTCCGGCCGCAAGATGCGGGTCGCGGTGAGCCCGGCCGTCGACGTCGAGTCGCTCGGCACCGGCCAGGAGGTGATGCTCAACGAGGCGCTCAACGTCGTCCGGGCGGCCGCCTTCGAGCGCACCGGCGAGATCGTCACCCTCAAGGAGGTGCTCGACGACGGCCGGGCCCTCGTCGTCGCCCACGCCGACGAGGAGCGGGTCGTGCGGCTGGCCGCGCCGCTGCTCGAGCAGCGGTTGCGGGTCGGTGACGCGCTCACAGTGGACGCCCGCGCCGGGTACGCCTACGAGAAGGTGCCCAAGGCCGAGGTCGAGGAGCTCGTGCTCGAGGAGGTCCCCGACATCGAGTACACCGACATCGGCGGTCTGGGCAGCCAGATCGAGCAGATCCGGGACGCCGTCGAGCTGCCGTTCGCCCACCCGGAGCTGTACCGCGAGCACGGCCTCAAGGCACCCAAGGGCGTGCTGCTGTACGGCCCGCCCGGCTGCGGCAAGACGCTCATCGCCAAGGCCGTCGCGCACTCGCTGGCCAAGCAGGCCGCCGACCGGCTGGGGCTGAAGGAGGCGAAGAGCTACTTCCTCAACATCAAGGGTCCCGAGCTGCTCAACAAGTACGTCGGGGAGACCGAGCGGCACATCCGGCTGATCTTCGCCCGGGCCCGGGAGAAGGCCTCCGAGGGCACCCCGGTCGTCGTGTTCTTCGACGAGATGGAGTCGCTGTTCCGCACCCGCGGGTCCGGGGTGTCCTCCGACGTCGAGACGACGATCGTCCCGCAGCTGCTCGCCGAGATCGACGGCGTGGAGCGGCTGGAGAACGTCATCGTCATCGGCGCCTCCAACCGGGAGGACATGATCGACCCGGCGATCCTGCGTCCCGGCCGGCTCGACGTGAAGATCAAGATCCAGCGGCCGGACGCCGAGAGCGCCCGTGAGATCTTCAGCAAGTACCTGACCCCCGAGCTGCCCTTGCACCCCGACGACCTCGCCGAGCACGGCGGCTCGGTGCAGGCCACCGTTGACGCCATGATCCAGGCCACCGTGGAGCGGATGTACGCCGAGAGCGAGGAGAACCAGTTCCTCGAGGTCACCTATGCCAACGGCGACAAGGAGATCCTGTTCTTCAAGGACTTCAACTCCGGGGCGATGATCCAGAACATCGTCGACCGGGCGAAGAAGCAGGCGATCAAGCAGTTCCTCGCCACCGGGCAGAAGGGCCTGTCGGTGGACCACCTGCTGACCGCGTGCGTCGAGGAGTTCAAGGAGAACGAGGACCTGCCGAACACCACCAACCCCGACGACTGGGCCCGGATCTCCGGCAAGAAGGGCGAGCGGATCGTCTACATCCGCACGATCATCCAGGGCAAGGACGGCACGAAGGGCCCCGGGCGGTCCATCGAGTCGGTCAACGGCACCGGCCAGTACCTCTAG
- a CDS encoding DUF3054 domain-containing protein, whose translation MRRPYGCRPMVARVRPRPAAALDVLAVVGFVVAGRRTHAEGLDLAGTAQVAWPFLVAAALGWLVARAWRAPDAVLRTGVPVWLVTVGAGLLLRRAGGDGTAAPFVVVAVVTLGVLMLGWRALAQTMRSRASRSPGVRP comes from the coding sequence ATGCGGCGACCCTACGGGTGCCGCCCTATGGTGGCTCGGGTGCGTCCCCGTCCCGCCGCCGCTCTCGACGTCCTCGCGGTGGTCGGTTTCGTCGTCGCCGGACGCCGCACCCACGCCGAAGGCCTGGACCTCGCCGGGACGGCGCAGGTCGCCTGGCCGTTCCTGGTGGCGGCCGCCCTGGGCTGGCTCGTGGCGCGGGCGTGGCGGGCGCCGGACGCCGTGCTGCGGACCGGCGTCCCCGTCTGGCTGGTCACCGTGGGCGCCGGCCTGCTGCTGCGGCGCGCGGGCGGCGACGGCACGGCAGCGCCCTTCGTCGTCGTGGCGGTCGTCACGCTCGGGGTGCTGATGCTGGGCTGGCGGGCGCTCGCTCAGACCATGAGGTCGCGAGCCAGCCGCTCGCCCGGCGTGAGGCCGTAG
- a CDS encoding proteasome accessory factor PafA2 — protein sequence MTVRRVMGIETEYGVSSPGRPEANPMVLSSQVVHAYAEPLGVRAGRARWDYEDEAPLRDARGWELTRGQADPTQLTDAPRFADQARRAGLGELVDEVEDPALANVVLTNGARLYVDHAHPEYSSPEVVGPRDAVRWDKAGERVMLAAVRRIAATPGLGPVNLYKNNTDNKGASYGTHENYLMNRATPFPDIVRGLIPFFVSRQVVTGAGRVGIGQDGAREGFQISQRADFFEVEVGLETTLKRPLVNTRDEPHAHADRYRRLHVIIGDANLSEISTYLKVGTTALVLDLIEARALPDLTVETPVAALHAVSHDPTLRELVTLHDGTRLTAVQLQWRYLEAARAWVDRQGGTDPETVDVLERWESVLTRLERDPMDLAGELDWVAKLRLLQGFRDREGLDWGSSRLQLIDLQYTDVRPEKGLYHRLVARGAMQRLLTDEEVDAAVSEPPEDTRAWFRGQCLARFGADVAAASWDSVIFDLPGRGPLQRVPMLEPTRGTREHVGALFERVGSASELVEALRGAPAGGPSSSPEDA from the coding sequence ATGACCGTGCGACGGGTGATGGGTATCGAGACCGAGTACGGCGTGTCCAGCCCGGGCCGGCCCGAGGCCAACCCGATGGTCCTGTCCAGCCAGGTCGTCCACGCCTACGCCGAGCCGCTCGGCGTCCGGGCCGGCCGGGCCCGGTGGGACTACGAGGACGAGGCCCCGCTGCGGGACGCTCGCGGCTGGGAGCTGACCCGCGGCCAGGCCGACCCCACCCAGCTCACCGACGCCCCCCGGTTCGCCGACCAGGCCCGCCGCGCCGGCCTCGGCGAGCTGGTCGACGAGGTCGAGGACCCGGCGCTGGCCAACGTCGTCCTGACGAACGGCGCCCGGCTCTACGTCGACCACGCCCACCCCGAGTACTCCAGCCCGGAGGTCGTCGGCCCCCGGGACGCCGTCCGCTGGGACAAGGCGGGGGAACGGGTGATGCTGGCGGCGGTCCGCCGGATCGCCGCGACACCGGGGCTCGGGCCGGTCAACCTCTACAAGAACAACACCGACAACAAGGGCGCCTCCTACGGCACCCACGAGAACTACCTCATGAACCGGGCGACACCGTTCCCCGACATCGTCCGCGGCCTGATCCCGTTCTTCGTCAGCCGTCAGGTCGTCACCGGCGCCGGCCGGGTCGGGATCGGTCAGGACGGCGCGCGCGAGGGGTTCCAGATCAGCCAGCGGGCCGACTTCTTCGAGGTCGAGGTGGGCCTGGAGACGACGCTGAAACGCCCCCTGGTCAACACCCGGGACGAGCCGCACGCCCACGCCGACCGGTACCGCCGGCTGCACGTGATCATCGGGGACGCCAACCTCAGCGAGATCTCCACCTACCTCAAGGTCGGGACGACGGCGCTCGTCCTCGACCTCATCGAGGCCCGGGCGCTGCCCGACCTCACCGTCGAGACGCCGGTCGCCGCGCTGCACGCGGTGAGTCACGACCCGACCCTGCGCGAGCTGGTGACCCTGCACGACGGCACCCGGCTGACCGCCGTCCAGCTGCAGTGGCGGTACCTGGAGGCGGCGCGCGCCTGGGTCGACCGCCAGGGGGGGACCGACCCGGAGACGGTCGACGTCCTCGAGCGCTGGGAGAGCGTGCTGACCCGGCTGGAGCGGGACCCGATGGACCTCGCCGGTGAGCTGGACTGGGTGGCCAAGCTCCGGCTGCTGCAGGGCTTCCGGGACCGGGAGGGGCTGGACTGGGGCTCCTCCCGGCTGCAGCTCATCGACCTGCAGTACACCGACGTCCGGCCGGAGAAGGGGCTGTACCACCGGCTGGTCGCCCGGGGCGCGATGCAGCGGCTGCTCACGGACGAGGAGGTGGACGCCGCCGTCAGCGAGCCGCCGGAGGACACCCGCGCCTGGTTCCGCGGACAGTGCCTGGCCCGGTTCGGGGCGGACGTCGCGGCGGCGAGCTGGGACTCGGTCATCTTCGACCTGCCCGGCCGCGGTCCCCTGCAGCGGGTCCCGATGCTCGAGCCGACCCGCGGCACCCGGGAGCACGTCGGCGCGCTGTTCGAGCGCGTCGGCTCGGCGAGCGAGCTCGTCGAGGCGCTGCGCGGTGCACCGGCGGGTGGGCCGTCGTCCTCACCGGAAGATGCCTAG
- a CDS encoding ubiquitin-like protein Pup encodes MAGQEHKRPTRRDDSEPDDAPGPAAPAAQTRDDDIDALLDEIDDTLETNSEEFVRTFVQKGGQ; translated from the coding sequence ATGGCGGGTCAGGAGCACAAGCGACCGACACGGCGAGACGACAGCGAGCCCGACGACGCCCCCGGCCCGGCCGCTCCCGCGGCCCAGACCCGGGACGACGACATCGACGCGCTGCTCGACGAGATCGACGACACCCTGGAGACCAACTCCGAGGAGTTCGTCCGCACGTTCGTGCAGAAGGGCGGGCAGTGA
- the prcB gene encoding proteasome subunit beta — MTTDAHTGRLPSAFTTPGSSSFSEFLSTHAPDLLPGRRSLPPGAAPDSPHGTTIVALTFPGGVVMAGDRRATMGNYIANREIEKVFPADTYSCVGIAGTAGIAVEMVRLFQVELEHYEKIEGALLSLDGKANRLAAMIRGNLGLAMQGMAVVPLFAGYDLDRQVGRIFSYDVTGGRYEERDHHSVGSGSVFARGALKKLWRPGLDAADAVRVAVGALYDAADDDSATGGPDLERRIWPVVATVTAEGYQRLDDDRLAGVVRQVIAERRDGRSGGEPSAGAGGADR; from the coding sequence GTGACCACCGACGCGCACACCGGACGACTGCCGTCCGCGTTCACCACGCCCGGCTCGTCGTCGTTCTCGGAGTTCCTCTCGACGCACGCCCCGGACCTGCTGCCGGGCCGGCGCAGCCTGCCGCCCGGCGCCGCACCGGACAGCCCTCACGGCACGACGATCGTCGCGCTGACGTTCCCGGGCGGGGTCGTCATGGCCGGCGACCGGCGGGCGACGATGGGCAACTACATCGCGAACCGGGAGATCGAGAAGGTGTTCCCCGCGGACACGTACTCGTGCGTCGGGATCGCGGGGACCGCCGGGATCGCGGTGGAGATGGTCCGGCTGTTCCAGGTCGAGCTCGAGCACTACGAGAAGATCGAGGGGGCCCTGCTCAGCCTCGACGGCAAGGCGAACCGGCTGGCGGCGATGATCCGCGGCAACCTCGGGCTGGCCATGCAGGGGATGGCCGTCGTCCCGTTGTTCGCCGGCTACGACCTGGACCGCCAGGTCGGCCGGATCTTCAGCTACGACGTCACCGGCGGGCGCTACGAGGAGCGCGACCACCACAGCGTCGGCTCCGGCTCGGTGTTCGCCCGGGGCGCGCTGAAGAAGCTGTGGCGGCCCGGGCTGGACGCCGCCGACGCCGTCCGGGTCGCCGTCGGCGCCCTCTACGACGCCGCGGACGACGACTCGGCGACCGGTGGCCCTGACCTCGAGCGCCGGATCTGGCCCGTCGTCGCCACGGTCACCGCGGAGGGCTACCAGCGCCTGGACGACGACCGGCTCGCCGGGGTGGTCCGCCAGGTGATCGCCGAGCGCCGGGACGGACGCTCCGGTGGGGAGCCGAGCGCCGGGGCCGGGGGTGCCGACCGATGA
- the prcA gene encoding proteasome subunit alpha, whose amino-acid sequence MSMPFYVSPEQLMKDRADYARKGIARGRSVVVVQYDGGIAFVAENPSRALHKISEIYDRIAFAAVGKYNEFENLRVAGVRYADLRGYSYDRIDVTARGLANAYAQTLGTVFTTESKPLEVEIVVAEVGDSSDTDQIYRLTYDGSVADERGVVVMGGQAEQVAPAARERWRPGMTLADALQTAVAALAADPGGGAPRELPESQLEVAVLDRRRPRRAFRRISGRLLTELLSPDTSTTDVPVTDPVRPGLHDTLTGDPGGGSGTPDGGHPGLPDDEPR is encoded by the coding sequence ATGAGCATGCCGTTCTACGTCTCGCCCGAGCAGCTCATGAAGGACCGGGCGGACTACGCCCGCAAGGGCATCGCCCGCGGCCGGTCCGTCGTCGTCGTCCAGTACGACGGCGGCATCGCCTTCGTCGCCGAGAACCCCTCCCGGGCGCTGCACAAGATCAGCGAGATCTACGACCGGATCGCCTTCGCCGCCGTCGGCAAGTACAACGAGTTCGAGAACCTGCGGGTCGCCGGCGTCCGCTACGCCGACCTGCGCGGCTACTCCTACGACCGCATCGACGTCACCGCCCGGGGCCTGGCCAACGCCTACGCCCAGACCCTCGGCACGGTGTTCACCACCGAGTCCAAGCCGCTGGAGGTGGAGATCGTCGTCGCTGAGGTCGGCGACTCGAGCGACACCGACCAGATCTACCGGCTCACCTACGACGGGTCGGTCGCCGACGAGCGGGGGGTCGTCGTCATGGGCGGCCAGGCCGAGCAGGTCGCACCCGCCGCCCGGGAGCGGTGGCGCCCGGGCATGACGCTCGCCGACGCGCTGCAGACCGCCGTCGCGGCTCTCGCCGCCGACCCCGGCGGCGGCGCGCCCCGGGAGCTCCCGGAGTCCCAGCTGGAGGTCGCCGTCCTGGACCGGCGCCGCCCGCGCCGCGCCTTCCGGCGGATCTCCGGCCGGCTGCTCACCGAGCTGCTCTCACCCGACACGAGCACGACCGACGTCCCGGTCACCGATCCCGTCAGGCCAGGGCTGCACGACACGCTGACTGGCGACCCCGGCGGCGGGTCCGGCACCCCGGACGGCGGGCACCCGGGACTACCCGACGACGAACCCCGCTAG